The Ovis aries strain OAR_USU_Benz2616 breed Rambouillet chromosome X, ARS-UI_Ramb_v3.0, whole genome shotgun sequence genomic sequence aacCATTCTGAGATCGGTGCAACCCAACTGACGGCTTGCCCCTTCCCCGAGTTGCGATCCTGGCCTTTGAGACCTGCAGCGCTTCCAGTTCGAGCCTCGCCTAGTCCGAGGACCCCCCCAACGGAACCCCACTCCATCCTCGTGAGCACTCCTGTATGAGTCCAGCCTAGACCTGAATCACCTgaatccctccctccccccactgcGACTTAGAGGGTCGCTGGATTCATTTTCCCAGAGCTTCCAGCAGTCCCGTTGTCTGAGCCTTCTCATGCCTTCTCCTCCCCAGCATCCTGGCCCCCTGCTCCAGCCATTAAATCGAGGCGCTTTATTTCCCTCTCAAAGCATCTCTTCTGGGACTCTCTGGACTGAAGCTCGCCAGTCCACCCCTTGTTCCAGTCCAGCCGCTGGTCTGGGGAGCCTGTGTGACCTAAACTCCCCTTTCAGTGCAGGGTCTCCGCCGACCTCCTCTGTCCTCCTAGGGCTCTGTCTCTGAGGAATCTACCCCAGCAGCCTCACCCCGCCCCAACCTTACACTGCCTGGGAACCcggtgactgcagccctccacCTCCTGAGAGATCCCGCCTCCTGCTGGATCCCGCCCCTCCCCCTGAGGAGGCCTCCTCATCCCTCTCAGGCTGAGCCCTCTTCTCCTTGGGACCCCAGCATGGCAGAGGGAAGCTACCGCAAGGAATCTGAAGGTACAACGTTGAAGACATGGACGAGGGTAGTGATGAAGTCGGGAGGAAGACATGGTTGAAGGCAACGACTATGAAATTTGGTGCTTTCGGAGGCTACGGTGCCTCACCAGCTTTGACATCCGCATCCTCAGAGCCTTTGGGAGCTTGGGTCCAGGCTTTCGCATCTTAGCGGTGAGGCCCCTCCTCGGCCACCTGCTAGCCCTGGGCCTTCTCTCTTGTGACGTCaggaggatgggaggagggggccGATGAGGCTGGAGTTGAAGGGGAAGGACTGCCCAGCTTACCCAAACCTTCCCTCTCCTACTGGGAgcagccgggggtgggggtggggaagctggGCGGGGACGGATGTGGGGCGGGAAGTGCTGGGAGGGCCCGGGGCTGGTCGGAGGCTGGCCGACACAGGGGAGCTATCTGTGTAGAGCTATCTGCCTTCCTCCCCTGCCATGccatgccctgccctgccctccctcccctccccctccctccctcccctgctctgccctgccctcctttcccctccctggtCTTGCAGAATGAGCCCTGGGAACTGGAAAACCCAGTGCTGGCCAGAACTCTGCTGGAGGCATTTCGGATGGATCCAGAAACACTTGCCAATGAGACGGCTGCCCGTGCTGCCAACGTAGCCGGGCCGCCGCCTCTAACTAAGCTGCCgggctgctgccactgctgccgTGCCACCTACAATCAGGTGGTCGCTAACCACCCGGTGGCCACCCACCAGGCGTCAGGAGGCGATACAGCCCGTGACATCTGCTGCCCAGGCTCCGGCAGCCACCCTGAGACAAGCATCGCTTCTCCGCACAGCTCCCAGATGCTAGTCAACAGCGAGATGGCTGCCCTGGGGCTCCAGCAAGGTCCCCACAGCCGCAGACATCCTCCCAGGCCCAGGAGGCTGCAGCCGAGGGCCCTAGTACGGCCTGTGCTTTCCCCAGGCCTCGCGTGCAGGTGAGATGGATGCCACCCGACCCAAGACAGCCTTCCTGGGTCAGAACGACGCCTTTGATTTCAGCCAGCGGCAGGTGTCAGTGGCATGGCCTTCCACGCCCCAGAGACCTGCCCGGCCCAGAGAGCTGCCACAGAGGGCCCCAGCGTTGCCTCCAGGGGCACCCAGGCAGCCTCTGCCGGGAGGGGCGGCCACCCGGCCCAAGACGACCAAGTCCGGAAGGCTCTCGCCAAGACTCGCTGGGTGGAGCCTCAGAATGTTGTGGCGGCAGCTGCCGCCAAGGCCAAGATGGCCACGAGCATCCTGAGCCTGAGTGCAGCTGCCACTTCTCAGCAGAGTGCGGAGCCCTGGGCCAGAATGGGAGGCAAGAGGACAAAGAAGGTGAGACCTCCCTGCTTTCTCCCACCCTCCTCGCTCCCCTGCTTTCTCTGCCCTCTcagctctctgcctcctcccctcccttcctctcctcttccccctccctcttctctcagcTTGTCCATgtttctccaagccaagcttcccAGCATGTTTTACTCCACGTAGTCCCTACCCTTAGGCCTGGAGGGAGAAGCGgttagctcagtgcctggcacttagtaagcACTGGGCACGTGTCATCCACGTGTCATCTACTACCCTTATTTCCAAGTACCTGCTCTGGCTAAGATGTGTGCCAGGCGACTCAGGGAGCCTGGGCGCCTGAGTCTCTCCTCTGTCTAATGGTACAGTCCAAGCACCTGGATGACGAATATGAGAGCAGCGAGGAGGAGAGAGAGCCTCCTGCGGTCCCACCAACCTGGAGGGCATCGCAGCCCCTGCTGACGACTGCGCGGCCTCAGATGGCCCCTCGGCCTCCATGGCCCTGAGGTCCCAGGTACCCTCAAGGCACGTGCTGTGCTTGCCACCGTAATGTGGCCCTTCTGCAAGAGAGGGTAAGAAGAAGCCTGCCCTTcccctgtctccctcctctcctcccttccggGCCAGTTCTTTGAGGTCACCCGCTTTGATCTCCTGCgctcttccttctccaggcaaataaGTTGGTGAAATATCTGATGATTAAAGACTACAAGAAGATCCCCATCAAGCGCTCAGGTGGGCAGCCTCTGCCCCCTCCTGAACTCTGTccttccccctcccaccaccctgcccTGCGGGTCTCCCACCAGATGCCCTCTCCCCGCCAAACACACACAGATCGGGCCTGGCCGATGGCTCCATTGGCACGCTGTGGGGGTCCTGAAGCGTGCTCCCCTCAGCAGGGCTGACGGAAAGGCTGTAGCTCTGTGGCTGCTCAGCCCTGGGGCTttgcccacccctcccctgctGCAGACATGCTGAAGGACGTCATCCGAGAATATGACGAACACTTCCTGAGATCATTGAACGAGCAACGTACACTCTGGAAAAGGTGGGGCGTGGGGCCGAGGGCAGCTCTGTGGAGCAGGAGCAGCAGGGAACCCTTGCCCGCCTCCCCCCCCTCTGCATCCCCCTCAAGGCCCAGGGGCCGGACTGCACGCTCTGGAGGGAAGCCCTCCCCGGCCTCTGCACCTGGGAGCTTCCTCTGCaagcctcctccctccttcctcccgtGCTCTCTGAGCGCCTGTGGTCTCCTGAGGTGGCTCCCGTTGTCTCAGCCAGTGTCACTGCTCCCACAGGGCACTTCCTCCAtggcctctctctcccctcctcctccagggcttgGGGTTCCCCGCCAAGAAAGAGTTCTAACAGGGAATTGAATGACCGCCTGCAGGACACCCGGCGTGGATGTTTGATCTCACATTCCGTTTTCTCCCCGCTGTAGAAGTTCGGGATCCACCTGAAGGAAATTGACAAGGAAGAGCACCTGTACATTCTCGTCTGCACACGGGATTCGTCAGCCCGCCTCCTGGGAAAGTGAGAAAGCACAGGAGGCCGGtggtcttccttggtggtgccTGGCCTCCTCTCGAGAGACGGGAAAGTAGGGCCGAGGGGCCTAGCACGGCTCCCACCCAGAGTTAGCAGTGCTGAGCAGCTAAGGGCGGGCAGGGGCAAGTAGCTTGGGGCGAGGCTTTGCGGCTCTCTGGGTTTCAGCCCTGCCCACCCTTCCCGCCCCTGTCTTCCTGGGAAAGCAGGCTTCTTGATTGCCTCTCTCTGCTAAGGTCCCAGCCAGGGCTTGGCAGAGTGGGCCTCGGGCAGGGGCGGGAAAGGGGAGAGTGGGGGCGGGGTCTCCAGTGGAGTCATGCTCCAGATGCAGTGGGCAAAGGGCAGGGAAGATCAGGGTGTGCCTCTGGTCTCAGGGTTGCCAATCGTCTGCTCCCGCCTAACCCCATCCTCGACAGAGCCCTGGGAAGAGGTGTTAGCATCCACATTTGATGGATGAAGGGCCTCAGTCTCAGGCCGAGGAAGGAATTGTCTGGACCAGGTATAGCAAGCCATACAGAGTGGGAGGAACTGCCCTGTAGCCCAGCAGTGTGGGAGAGGCTAGTTGGGTGAGCCGGCTGTGGTCACCTGGGCAAATGGCTGCTGGACAGGATCCCTCTTTCACG encodes the following:
- the LOC114111773 gene encoding LOW QUALITY PROTEIN: melanoma-associated antigen D4 (The sequence of the model RefSeq protein was modified relative to this genomic sequence to represent the inferred CDS: inserted 18 bases in 14 codons), which encodes MAEGSYRKESEXYNVEDMDEGSDEVGXEDMVEGNDYEXFGAFGGYGXLTSFDIRILRAFGSLGPGFRILANEPWELENPVLARTLLEAFRMDPETLANETAARAANVAGPPPLTKLPGCCHCCRATYNQVVANHPVATHQASGGDTARDICCPGSGSHPETSIASPHSSQMLVNSEMAXPGAPARSPQPQTSSQAQEAAAEGPSTACAFXQASRAGEMDATRPKTAFLGQNDAFDFSQXAGVSGMAFHAPETCPAQRAATEGPSVASRGTQAASAGRXAATRPKTTKSGXALAKTRWVEPQNVVAAAAAKAKMATSILSLSAAATSQQSAEPWARMGGKRTKKSKHLDDEYESSEEEREPPAVPPTWRASQPLLTTARPQMAPRPPXALRSQVPSRHVLCLPPXNVALLQERANKLVKYLMIKDYKKIPIKRSDMLKDVIREYDEHXPEIIERATYTLEKKFGIHLKEIDKEEHLYILVCTRDSSARLLGKTKDTPRLSLLLVILGVIFMNGNRASAVLWEALRKMGLRPGVRHPFLSDLRKLITEDFVKQKYLEYKKVPNSSPPEYEFLWGLRACHETSKMRVLRFIAQVRQSPPREWRAHFLEAVDDAFKTMDVDMAEXHARAQMRAQMNIGXEALIGRWSWDDIQVELLTWDEDGDFGDAWSRIPFAFWARYHQYILNSNRANRRGTWRAGVSSGTNGAASASMLDGPSTSSTIRTRNAARTSASFFSWIQ